The genomic DNA GGTGCCCTTCCCGAACACCTCGCTCGCGAGATCGTCACGCCGTGGGTGGTCGGGTTTCAGCTGCTCGGGCGTCACGGTGATCTCGGTGTCCTGGCGTTCGGCCTCGAACACCGCCTCCGCGAGTGCGACGTTGCGCGCCACGCGTACGAAGAGGTCTTCCTGGGTCTCGACGAGTTCGCCGTCGGAATCCTTTCGGAGGTAGCGCGCGGGCAGGATGTTGTCGTAGGCGTTCGCGGTCAGGCGCTCTTCGAGGGTATCGCCATCGGTGCGCTTCACCGGCAGCGTGACCTCGTCGGCCGAGCCCGCGCGACTCACGCGGCCGCCTCCCGGCCGGGAACAGTCGTTCGACAGGCGATACGCGGGTCGTGAGAGGGGGGTGTACCAGTCATTTGTAGCGGCGATCTCCTACCGAAGCGAGGGTCATCAACGCTTCGGCATCGGTCTTCGGTCGACGTCGTTTCGCTCCGGATCGCTGGCGTGATGGCTGTTCGTGGGAGTCTGACGAGACACGCCGAGTTACGGTACTGACGTGCGTTTCGGAGCCATATAACGGTAGGTAGACCGGAGTGAAAGTAGTTGTCGTCTCGATCGAATCACGGGAGGGGACGCGGAAATCCACGCGAAGCGAGAGGGGGTTTTCGTCTGGAACCGTCCACGCGGGTTCAATCGTCGACGACTGCGTACTCGACGTCGCTCTCGATCCCGTCGAGGAAGTTCCGGATCACGTCGTGACCGACACCAGTCAGAACGCTTTCGGGATGGAACTGGACGCACTCGATCGGGTGGTCGCGGTGGCGCACGCCCATCACGAGGTCGTCGTCGGTGCGTGCGGTCACGGCAAAGCAGTCGGGGATCTCAGTGGCGACGAGGGAGTGGTACCGGCCGGCACGAAAGCCCTGCTCCAGCCCCGTGAAGACGCCCCGGCCGTCGTGATCGACGGCGAACGCCTTGCCGTGGACGGGTTCGGGCGCGCGCCCGACCGCCCCGCCATAGGCGTACACCGCCGCTTCGAGCCCGAGACAGACACCGAGCGTCGGAATCTTCCGACTTACCTCGCGGAGCACGTCGAGCGTGACGCCCACGTCGCGGTCGTTTGCGGGATGGCCGGGCCCGGGGCTGATCACGATCGCGTCCGGGTCGACGGCGCGGACGTCCGCGAGCGAGGCGGTGTTCCGAACGACCTCGGTTTCGGCGTACTCGCTCACGTACTCCACGAGATTGTAGGTGAACGAGTCGAAGTTGTCGATGAACAGTACCCGTGGACGATCGGTGTCGTCGGTCGGACAGCCCGTCTCACGGGAGCGATCAGTGGGCTCGTTCACCGACTCACCTCCGGCGGTGGCGTCACGTCCGCAGGCTGCTCGATCCGATCGAGTGCGGCGATCACACCGTCCATCTTGCGCTCGGTCTCCTCGTACTCGCTCGCGGGGTCGGAGTCGGCGACGACGCCCGCCCCCGCCCGCACGGTGATCCGGTCAGTCGTGGCTCCCTCGCCGACCCCGCCTTCGTCCGGTGCGTGATCGATCAGCGCGGTGCGGATCACGATCGCGACGTCGGCGTCGCCGTCCCACGAGAAGTAGCCGACGCCGCCGCCGTAGAGACCTCGAGGACTGGTTTCGAGGGCGTCGATGATCTCCATCGCTCGGATCTTCGGCGCGCCGGAGAGCGTCCCCATCGGGAACGCCGCGCGTGTCGCGTCGAACGCGTCAGCATCCGCAGCGAGCCGCCCTGTGACGGTCGATTCGATGTGCTGCACATGGGAATATTTGAGGACGGTCATGAACTCCCCGACACGCACCGAGCCTGGTTCGCTCACTCGACGGACGTCGTTGCGCGCGAGATCGACCAGCATGGTGTGTTCGGCGCGTTCCTTCTCGTCGGCGAGTAGCTCCCCGGCGAGTCGGCGGTCTTCGACTGGACTCGCTCCCCGTGGGCAGGTACCGGCGAGCGGGTTCGAGACGACTTCGTTCCCACGAACGGAAACTAGGGTTTCGGGGCTCGCGCCCACCACCGATCGATCGCCATATTCGAGGAGATACATGTACGGCGAAGGATTGATGTCTCGGAGTGCGGCGTACAGCCCGCGCGGGTCGATCTCGCCGACGAGTTCGCGAGCGCGCGAGAGCACCACCTGGTAACTGTCGCCATCGAGGACGTGCTCTTTTCCGCGCTCCACCGCCGCCTCGTACGCCTCGCGCGACTCCGCAGTTTCCTGCTCGCGGACGAACCCATCCGGATCAACGGTCGCATCGGTGAGGGCCTCGCGGACCCGCTGGGCTTCGCGCACGAGGGCGTCGTAGACCGCGCCCGCATCGTCGCCCGGCCGGACAAGTGGGGTACACACCAGCGACACCGCATCGGCAGCGTGATCGAACGCGAGCGTCTTCGTGGTCAGCACGAACTGCGCGTCGGGAACCTGCGAGTCGGGCCGGTCGACGCCCACCTCGTCGAGATGGAGGTCGTACACCGCGTCGTAGGCCAGGAAGCCGACGAGCCCGCCGTCGAGTTGCTGGCGGTCGGTCGCGGGGAAGTTCACGCGCTCGACGCCCGGTAGCGAACCCCGAAGTCGGTCGAGTACGTCACCCTCGCCGGGGTCGACGAGGTCCGCGTACCGCGAGTCGAACACGTCCACGTCGGTTCCGTCGGGGTCGAGCGTGACGGCGGCCGCCGGATCGTAGCCGACGAACGAGTAGCGCGCGTGGCGTTCCTCGCTCGCGGGTGCGAACGCGCCGTCGGGGTCGCTCGATGCGAGCTTCTCGCCGCTCTCCAAGAGGAAGGTGTGCGCTGCACCCGACGCGTCGGCGAGCGCCGCGTACGCCGCCAGCGGCTCGACGTCGACATCGAGATCGACCGTCGTCCGAACGACCGCCGGTCGGTCGGCGTCCTCGGCGAGAGCGACGAACTCCTCGCGGTCGAGAGACGGCTCCGTCTCGCTCATGTCGTCACCGTTCGTGGCGCTGTCGCGCGCTCGACGAACTGCTGGACCGCTGTGTGGTCTTTCACGCCCCCGCTCCGCTCTGTGCCGCTCGAAACGTCCACGCCGAAGGAATCGACCGTTCGGACCGCTTCGGTAACGTTCTCGGGCGTGAGGCCACCCGCAAGCAACACCGGCACGTCGAGGTCGGCGACGACCGCCCGGGCACGATCCCAGTCGTGGGTTTCGCCCGTCCCGCCGGCCCCCTGTTCGTCGGTCGAGTCGAGCACGAGTGCGTCCGCGACGTTCGCGTACTGGTCGAGGTCGTCGTCGGCCGCGTCGACGCCGGCCAGCACCGATCCCTCGAAACGGTCGGCGAGCGCCGCGAGCTCGTCGGGCGAGTAGTCATGAACCTGAATCGCGTCGGGATCGACTCGCTCGGCGAGTTCGACTCCTTCCGCAGGCGTTTCGGGCATCGTGACGAGCACGCTCGTGATCCCTTCCGGAACGCGTTCGACGAGCGCGGCGGCGCGGTCGGGCGCGAGTTCGCGCGGCGTCTCGATCGGCACGCCACAGACGAACCCCACCATGTCCGCGCCGGCGTCGATGGCGGCGTCGAGATCGGCCTCGCGGGTCAGCCCGCAGATCTTCACACGGGTCATGCGGTCTCGCCCGCGATCGCCTCGTCGGCGGTTCGAAGCGCGGCGAGCTTTTCGGCCGCGTGCCCCGCGTCGATGGCCTCACGGGCGCGCTCGACGCCCGCCGCGAGCGAGTCGGCAGCGCCCGCGACGTAGATCGCCGCGCCGGCGTTCGCGAGTACGATGTCGCGCTTCGCGCCCGCGATCTCGCCGGTGACGATCCCTTCGAGGTCGCGGGCGTTCGCGGCTGGCGTGCCACCGGCGACCCCACCGAGTTCGTGGGTCGCGAGACCGAGGTCTTCAGGTGAGAGCGTGTACTCCTCGATCTCCTCACCCTGGACCTCGGCGACCGTGGTCCCGTCGTGGACGCAGATCTCGTCCATCCCGCCACCGTGGACCACGAGTGCGCGTTCGACGTCCAACTGCGCGAGCGCGCGGGCGAGCACCGGGACGAGGTCGGGGTCGTAGACGCCGACGACCTGGGCGTCCGCGCCCGCCGGGTTCGTGAGCGGCCCGAGCACGTTGAAGATCGTCCGCATCCCGAGCTCCCGGCGCGGGCCGATGACCGCCTTCATCGCAGGGTGGAACACCGGCGCGAGCATGAACCCGATCCCGCGCTTCTCGATCGAGCGCTCGACCTCGGGTGGTTCGGCGTCGATCGTCACTCCGAGCTCGTCGAATACGTCGGCGCTGCCCGACGACGACGACACCGAGTAGTTGCCGTGCTTGGCGACGTTGACGCCCGCACCCGCAGCGACGACCGCGCTCGTCGTCGAGACGTTGATCGTGTCGTGGGCGTCGCCACCCGTCCCGCAGGTGTCGACCACGGGCCGACAGTCGGGGTCGATCGTCCTGGCGGCTCCGCGCATCCCCGCCGCGAAGCCCGCGATCTCGGTTTCGGTCTCGCCCTTCGCGCGGAGCGCCGCGAGCAGCGCACCGATCTGTGCCGCGGTCGCGCCCTCGAACACCGCCGTGCTCGCCGCACGCGCGTCCGCGAGCGAGAGGTCCTCGCCGTCGGTCACGCGCTCGATGTACTCTTGCATTGTGGATCTCCGATGTACGACTTCGCGTTGTAATGGACAACATCGTACATCGTCATAAACCTATCGTCCCCGAGCGGGGCGACGACCGCGCGGCGCACGTTCCGAAACGTTCAATTGTATCGATGGTCGATGTCGGTGTACGCACTCGGCGGGTTCGTGGTCTAGGCTGGTTATGACACCTCCTTGACATGGAGGAGGCCGGCGGTTCAAATCCGCCCGAACCCACTCTGAAAACAAGTGATGCCGGTTGATCGTACCGGCGCGTTGTCTGGCGATTTCCGCCAAACACAGTTACCTTCGGCAACAGGTTGACTGGCGTTTTCACGTGCACCCTTCGCCTTCATACGATTCCATATAGGTTGACGTGCTACTATCGGTTAACTCTGTTGGTGAATCGGGTTATTGAGGCTCAATACACTCATATTCAGCGTAATTGGGTTTGGTTTTGGGCGCACCACGATCGTATTCCGCTGGATGAGCACCAACCCAGATACTGTATCATACAAAGTCCGGTTATAGTGGTCGTCAGCATTACCTATTTAACTCAACTCTGTCATCAGCCCCATATAGTGAATACAGTGGTACTCGTCTGCGTTGACTGCATAACCAACTGGCTTCAACAGTGGAGTCAGACGATTACTGGATTCGGTTCGGTCCTCGTCTCTCTTCTATTGGTAATCCTCTACTATCGTCAACAACAGGAACTGGCCGCGAACCACAAAGGTCTACTTGAGGTAACGAGTGCCGACTGGAATCGGAATGAGTTGACAGCAGAGATCTCGAACTACGGAAACGGGACGGTGAGCAGCATATATCTACAGACACTCGTCTACACCGAATCCGGAGAACATCGAAAATACACCCTCAGAAATCACCTGATGAAACGCCAGGACAAACAAGGTGAGTGGGCCAACGCTATCCAGTCCGAAGAGGAAGACATTCCGTTCAAAGGGAAGTCAAAAATTGGAACATTAAAACCAGGTCCGCCACCAGAAGGTTGGTATGGCATAACATTCGGACTCTTCATGCGACAGATGAAAGCCCAGAACGTTGGCAGTGTAAAGTACGTTCACCAAATCAAAGGCTTCGAGCTATCAGGAAATCGATGTCTGGCTAATGTTAGTCCAATGATAACAGAGATTGACGCCCAGAACTTCGGTCCGAATAATTCAATAGAGAATCCACCATCAGCAAGAATCGTATCTAATGATGATACGTTCATCAGTTATACCCATCCCTCAAGAACTCGTAGATTCAAAGGCTGGATCTATCACCGTGGTATTGAGTTGATCAACTGGCTACTCTTCTTCTATTCCGTGGGTCCTCGACCACAGGATCTCTCCGGAAGAAAGTACGTCAAGCGGGTCATTCTCTGGAGAACGATCGGATACTATTTCGAGAAATCATTGCAACGGGTCAAACGGATCATACCGATCGGCAAATCTGGATAACCGTCAGAGTACGTCCACGCCGGACTCCTCGCCACCACCGAGATCCGGTGCCTCCGATCCCACGATTTCGCCTCGATCGTTGCCTCCGTCTGTGGCTATCTGGCTGGTTCTGGCAGCAGAGGCACTATGCAGGACAAGAGGCGACTGTTCGACTGAGATTTGGTGTTTGCAGTGCGCCCCTCGATGAACAGCGTGTCCGCATGAACAACCCACTGCTTCACCATCTCGAACCTCTACGCTGTACGTGTGGTTCGCGTCGTCGTTATGACTCCGGTTGCAGACGTTGACGTACCCGTTTGAGCACACCGTGTGCTCCATACGCTCGAACTGAGCGCGCTTTTCATCAACCGATTCACCGTCAGATACATCCGTACCGTTGTCGTTCTGGGACATGCTGTCTCACCTGGCAGCACTGAGGGCCGCGTTGGCGCGCGGTCCTCGTTTCCTGGAGGACGAATGCCCTCAGTGCCTACTCTATGCAACAACTGGTA from Halococcus agarilyticus includes the following:
- a CDS encoding phosphoribosylanthranilate isomerase; translation: MTRVKICGLTREADLDAAIDAGADMVGFVCGVPIETPRELAPDRAAALVERVPEGITSVLVTMPETPAEGVELAERVDPDAIQVHDYSPDELAALADRFEGSVLAGVDAADDDLDQYANVADALVLDSTDEQGAGGTGETHDWDRARAVVADLDVPVLLAGGLTPENVTEAVRTVDSFGVDVSSGTERSGGVKDHTAVQQFVERATAPRTVTT
- the trpG gene encoding anthranilate synthase component II, which encodes MNEPTDRSRETGCPTDDTDRPRVLFIDNFDSFTYNLVEYVSEYAETEVVRNTASLADVRAVDPDAIVISPGPGHPANDRDVGVTLDVLREVSRKIPTLGVCLGLEAAVYAYGGAVGRAPEPVHGKAFAVDHDGRGVFTGLEQGFRAGRYHSLVATEIPDCFAVTARTDDDLVMGVRHRDHPIECVQFHPESVLTGVGHDVIRNFLDGIESDVEYAVVDD
- the trpD gene encoding anthranilate phosphoribosyltransferase; its protein translation is MQEYIERVTDGEDLSLADARAASTAVFEGATAAQIGALLAALRAKGETETEIAGFAAGMRGAARTIDPDCRPVVDTCGTGGDAHDTINVSTTSAVVAAGAGVNVAKHGNYSVSSSSGSADVFDELGVTIDAEPPEVERSIEKRGIGFMLAPVFHPAMKAVIGPRRELGMRTIFNVLGPLTNPAGADAQVVGVYDPDLVPVLARALAQLDVERALVVHGGGMDEICVHDGTTVAEVQGEEIEEYTLSPEDLGLATHELGGVAGGTPAANARDLEGIVTGEIAGAKRDIVLANAGAAIYVAGAADSLAAGVERAREAIDAGHAAEKLAALRTADEAIAGETA
- the trpE gene encoding anthranilate synthase component I: MSETEPSLDREEFVALAEDADRPAVVRTTVDLDVDVEPLAAYAALADASGAAHTFLLESGEKLASSDPDGAFAPASEERHARYSFVGYDPAAAVTLDPDGTDVDVFDSRYADLVDPGEGDVLDRLRGSLPGVERVNFPATDRQQLDGGLVGFLAYDAVYDLHLDEVGVDRPDSQVPDAQFVLTTKTLAFDHAADAVSLVCTPLVRPGDDAGAVYDALVREAQRVREALTDATVDPDGFVREQETAESREAYEAAVERGKEHVLDGDSYQVVLSRARELVGEIDPRGLYAALRDINPSPYMYLLEYGDRSVVGASPETLVSVRGNEVVSNPLAGTCPRGASPVEDRRLAGELLADEKERAEHTMLVDLARNDVRRVSEPGSVRVGEFMTVLKYSHVQHIESTVTGRLAADADAFDATRAAFPMGTLSGAPKIRAMEIIDALETSPRGLYGGGVGYFSWDGDADVAIVIRTALIDHAPDEGGVGEGATTDRITVRAGAGVVADSDPASEYEETERKMDGVIAALDRIEQPADVTPPPEVSR